The genomic region TCACCAGTCCCGCCGCGCGCACCGCGGCGAGGTCGTCCACGTACCGGGTCAGCGCCGCGGCCTCGTCCGGCAACGCGATGCCGGTGGTCAGCACCAGCTCCCCGCCGCGCAACAGATGGGCGATGTCGGCGACCTCCGCCACGTGGACCCAGCGGACGCGCCCCTGCAGGCCGGCCGACCCGGCCACCACCTGCGGCTTCGCCCGCCGGATCACCGGCAGCGCGACGGCCTCTGCGACGGAGGGATACATCGGCGCTCCCCTCTGACGGGATGCACACAACGTAATGGTGCGCTCCGCAGAGCGGTACAGGTTGTGCATAGCGGTTGGACAACGAATGCGACCACACTCGCCGTAGGGACGAGACAGGGGAGGACGCCATGGCGCACCGCGAACTCTTGGCCAGACACCGGTCCGTGATGCCGAACTGGCTGGCGCTGTACTACGAGCAGCCGATCGAGTTCGCGAGCGCGTCCGGTCGTCGGGTCACCGACCGCGAAGGGCGGACCTACCTCGACTTCTTCGCCGGCATCCTCACCAACGGAATCGGCTACGACGTCGCCGAGATCAGCGACGCCGTCCGGTCGCAGATCGACACCGGCGTGCTGCACTCGTCCACGCTCTACCTGATCGAGTCGCAGGTCGCGCTCGCCGAGAAGATCGCGCACCTGTCCGGGATCCCGGACGCCAAGGTCTTCTTCACCAACTCGGGCACCGAGGCGAACGAGACCGCGTTGATGCTCGCCACCCAGCACCGGCGCAGCGAGCAGGTGCTGGCGCTGCGCAACTCCTACCACGGCCGCGCGTTCGCCACCGTCGGCATCACCGGCATCCGCGGCTGGTCGGCCAGCGCCCTCAGTCCTGTGAAGGTGAGCTGGGTGCACGGCGGATACCGTTACCGCAGCCCGTTCCGCGAGCTGCCCGACGCGGACTACATCAGGGCCTGCGTGGCCGACCTGCGGGACATCATCGAGACGACGACCGCGGGCGACGTCGCGTGCATGATCGTCGAGCCGATCCAGGGCGTGGGTGGTTTCGCGGCCCCACCGGACGGGCTGTTCGGCGAGTTCAAGAAGGTGCTCGACGAGTACGGCATCCTCCTCGTCTCCGACGAGGTGCAGACCGGCTGGGGCCGCACCGGCGAGCACTTCTGGGGCATCCAGGCGCACGACGTCGTGCCTGACGCGATCACCTTCGCCAAGGGCCTGGGCAACGGATTGGCGATCGGTGGCGTGGTCGCCCGGGCGGACCTGATGGACTGCCTCGGCGCCAACTCGATCTCCACGTTCGGCGGCAACCCGCTCGCCACCACCGGCGCGCTGGCCTCGCTCACCTATCTGCTGGAGCACGACCTCCAGGCCAACGCCGCCGAACTGGGCGCCCGGCTGCTCGACGGCCTCCGTGCGGTGGCGCAGGCGAATCCCGTGGTCGGCGACGTCCGCGGCAAGGGCTTGATGATCGCGCTGGAGTTCGTCGGACCCGACGGCGCGCCCCGCCCTGCGGCCGCCGCCGCGCTGCTCGAGGAGACGCGGCAACGAGGGCTGCTCGTCGGCAAGGGCGGGCTGTACGGCAATGTCATCCGCCTGGCGCCGCCGATGACCCTGACCCGGGCCGAGGCGGACGAGGCGCTCGAGATCCTCACCCAGTCGATCGAGGCCGTGGCCAAGGAGGTGCAGGCGCTGTGAGGACGACGCACTGGATCGGCGGCAAGCAGTGGAACGGTGTTCCCGACCGGACCGGCGACATCTACGACCCCGCCACCGGGCAGGTCGCCGGGCAGGTCGACTTCGCGACCGCCGCGGTCGTCGACGAGGCGGTCGGCGCCGCCGGCGAGGCATTCACCCGGTGGCGTACGGCGTCGCTCGCGCAGCGCGCGACCGTGATGTTCGCGTTCCGGGAACTGCTCCGCGCGCGCCGCTCCGACCTCGCCGAGATCATCACGGCCGAGCACGGCAAGGTGCTGTCCGACGCCGCGGGGGAGATCCAGCGCGGGCTGGAGAACGTCGAGTTCGCCTGCGGCATCCCGCAAACGCTCAAGGGCGGGTTCAGCGAGAACGCCTCGACCCAGGTCGACGTGTACTCCCTCCGGCAGCCGCTCGGTGTGGTCGGCGTGATCACCCCGTTCAACTTCCCGGCCATGGTGCCGCTGTGGTTCGCACCCAACGCGATCGCCTGCGGCAACACCGTGGTGCTCAAGCCGAGCGAGAAGGACCCGTCCGCGGCGAACTTCCTGGCGGAGCTGTTCGCCGAGGCCGGGCTGCCGGACGGCGTGTTCAACGTCGTGCACGGCGACAAGGAGGCCGTCGACCGGATTCTCGAACACCCGGCGGTCAAGGCGATCTCCTTCGTCGGCTCCACGCCGATCGCCCGCTACGTCTACGAGACCGGCACCCGGCACGGCAAGCGGGTGCAGGCGCTCGGTGGCGCGAAGAACCACATGGTCGTCCTGCCGGACGCCGACCTCGACCTCGCCGCCGACGCCGCGGTCTCCGCCGGCTTCGGCTCGGCCGGCGAGCGGTGCATGGCGATCTCGGTCGTCGTGGCGGTCGACCCGATCGGGGACGAGCTGGTCGACAAGATCCGCGAGCGGATCGCGGCATTGCACGTCGGCGACGGCCGTCGCCCGGGCTGTGAGATGGGACCGCTGGTCACCGGTGCCCACCGCGACCGGGTGGCGGCATACCTCGACGCGGGACGGGCCGCGGGGGCGACGCTGGTGGTCGACGGGCGGAGCCACCCGATCGACGGGGAACTG from Micromonospora sp. WMMD812 harbors:
- a CDS encoding aspartate aminotransferase family protein; this translates as MAHRELLARHRSVMPNWLALYYEQPIEFASASGRRVTDREGRTYLDFFAGILTNGIGYDVAEISDAVRSQIDTGVLHSSTLYLIESQVALAEKIAHLSGIPDAKVFFTNSGTEANETALMLATQHRRSEQVLALRNSYHGRAFATVGITGIRGWSASALSPVKVSWVHGGYRYRSPFRELPDADYIRACVADLRDIIETTTAGDVACMIVEPIQGVGGFAAPPDGLFGEFKKVLDEYGILLVSDEVQTGWGRTGEHFWGIQAHDVVPDAITFAKGLGNGLAIGGVVARADLMDCLGANSISTFGGNPLATTGALASLTYLLEHDLQANAAELGARLLDGLRAVAQANPVVGDVRGKGLMIALEFVGPDGAPRPAAAAALLEETRQRGLLVGKGGLYGNVIRLAPPMTLTRAEADEALEILTQSIEAVAKEVQAL
- a CDS encoding CoA-acylating methylmalonate-semialdehyde dehydrogenase; translated protein: MRTTHWIGGKQWNGVPDRTGDIYDPATGQVAGQVDFATAAVVDEAVGAAGEAFTRWRTASLAQRATVMFAFRELLRARRSDLAEIITAEHGKVLSDAAGEIQRGLENVEFACGIPQTLKGGFSENASTQVDVYSLRQPLGVVGVITPFNFPAMVPLWFAPNAIACGNTVVLKPSEKDPSAANFLAELFAEAGLPDGVFNVVHGDKEAVDRILEHPAVKAISFVGSTPIARYVYETGTRHGKRVQALGGAKNHMVVLPDADLDLAADAAVSAGFGSAGERCMAISVVVAVDPIGDELVDKIRERIAALHVGDGRRPGCEMGPLVTGAHRDRVAAYLDAGRAAGATLVVDGRSHPIDGELTGFWLGPTLFDHVDTDMSVYTDEIFGPVLSVVRARSYDDAVELVNANRYGNGTAIFTNDGGAARRYQNEIEIGMVGVNVPIPVPVSYYSFGGWKDSLFGDAHAYGPEGVNFFVRSKVVTSRWLDPSHGGVNLGFPQNS